In Methanosarcina siciliae T4/M, one genomic interval encodes:
- a CDS encoding DUF4386 domain-containing protein, translated as MFFKLGQLGQIIVQLFQIAVALLLYEFFEKTDKVQASMIVIFGLLGVPLALMGILIPEASHLAEVFWGLWLIPIGTLVIRSRMFPKWVGYFLYIGSLGYLGGTITFFLIGFVPAYVEAFTMGELIWVLWITIIGAKEIQK; from the coding sequence ATGTTTTTCAAGCTTGGTCAATTAGGTCAGATTATTGTACAACTGTTCCAGATAGCGGTTGCATTATTGTTGTATGAATTTTTCGAGAAGACCGATAAGGTACAGGCATCGATGATTGTCATATTCGGTCTCTTAGGAGTACCCCTTGCATTGATGGGAATACTCATTCCTGAAGCATCACACTTAGCAGAGGTGTTCTGGGGACTGTGGCTTATACCCATTGGTACGCTAGTTATCAGATCAAGAATGTTCCCAAAATGGGTGGGATATTTTTTATATATAGGATCTTTAGGATATTTAGGAGGAACAATCACATTTTTCCTTATAGGATTTGTGCCAGCCTACGTTGAGGCTTTCACAATGGGTGAGCTTATCTGGGTGCTATGGATAACCATCATAGGTGCTAAAGAAATTCAGAAGTGA
- a CDS encoding YjbQ family protein gives MLEELIPLNKDYHHHKTWGDYNGESHLRLFLVGPSLTVPFIEKELTLGTWQQIVYINFDRIEKVRRIVFQIIGDL, from the coding sequence ATGCTGGAGGAACTGATTCCTCTGAATAAGGACTACCACCACCACAAAACCTGGGGGGATTACAACGGTGAATCTCATTTGAGATTGTTTCTTGTCGGCCCGAGCCTTACAGTTCCTTTTATTGAAAAAGAATTGACACTTGGAACCTGGCAACAGATCGTATACATAAACTTTGACAGGATTGAAAAGGTAAGAAGAATTGTGTTTCAGATTATCGGGGATTTGTAA
- a CDS encoding C39 family peptidase, whose amino-acid sequence MLTRTDTLIKVLLDVPLYTQEKQFYCVPATAKMIAAWHLYSFTQDYIYQKMGGTNGDTTGIGPTAALSWYQLSRSEGGLGATRSYKTTTKSFTKAISEIDYGRPFASLTSNHCRACAGYWSYTDNSGEDCLYINDPDSSKLEYWEAVSSSPEGMRIYVIF is encoded by the coding sequence ATGCTCACAAGAACAGATACCTTGATAAAAGTATTACTTGATGTTCCCTTATATACTCAAGAAAAACAATTTTACTGTGTTCCGGCAACTGCTAAAATGATTGCTGCATGGCATTTATATTCTTTTACCCAAGATTACATATATCAAAAAATGGGTGGGACAAATGGTGACACTACTGGAATTGGTCCTACTGCAGCATTATCTTGGTATCAGTTATCTAGGAGTGAAGGTGGATTAGGGGCAACAAGATCATACAAAACTACTACTAAGTCTTTTACTAAAGCGATAAGTGAAATTGACTATGGGAGACCATTCGCTAGTCTCACTTCAAATCATTGCCGAGCTTGTGCTGGATATTGGAGTTATACTGATAATAGTGGGGAAGACTGTCTATACATCAATGATCCAGATAGCAGTAAACTAGAGTATTGGGAAGCTGTATCAAGTAGTCCAGAAGGTATGCGCATATATGTGATTTTCTGA